In Suttonella indologenes, one genomic interval encodes:
- the xseA gene encoding exodeoxyribonuclease VII large subunit, with product MSEKVYQVSELNEAARDLLETGFSRISVEGEISNLSRPASGHLYFSLKDAQASIACALFKGSRFALRMDWTEIANGVQVRLQGRVSLYAPRGQYQLIAAQMEPAGLGALEREYQLRLQRLQAEGLFAAETKREPPRRAMRIGVITSPSGAAVHDVLNTLKRRNPAAQIVIYPCMVQGKEAPAQIIAALQAANRRQECEVLLLVRGGGSLEDLWAFNDEALARAVAASVLPVISGVGHEVDTTLADFAADRRAATPTAAAEMVSPPVADEVLRLQRRQQQLSQDLARLIRQQQLATQQLQARLLRQDPRRQVEQRQQRADELQGRLQQAMQRRLQEAAWQQRHLAQRLALCHPDKRLSSERQRLGRWAQSLRAHQPMRRLESERRAAAEKERRLLAALRQRLQQERQQLQYRQGRFERVQLAPRVAAAQTQLRHLSLALQRRQENFQAQQQQQFAALAQRLALLNPLAVLARGYAVVENSQGEVLSRAQDVQLQEQISVRFADGKAQCRVEKVKLQS from the coding sequence ATGAGTGAAAAAGTTTATCAAGTCAGCGAATTGAATGAGGCGGCGCGGGATTTGCTGGAAACGGGCTTTAGCCGCATCAGCGTGGAAGGAGAGATTTCCAATCTCAGCCGCCCCGCTTCGGGGCATTTGTATTTTTCTTTGAAAGATGCGCAGGCAAGCATTGCTTGCGCTTTGTTTAAGGGTAGTCGCTTTGCCTTGCGCATGGATTGGACGGAGATTGCCAATGGCGTGCAGGTGCGGCTGCAGGGGCGGGTGAGTTTGTATGCACCGCGCGGACAGTATCAATTGATTGCCGCGCAGATGGAACCGGCGGGTTTGGGCGCATTGGAGCGCGAGTACCAATTGCGCTTGCAGCGTTTGCAGGCGGAAGGGCTGTTTGCCGCAGAAACAAAGCGCGAGCCGCCGCGTCGCGCCATGCGCATCGGCGTGATCACTTCGCCTAGCGGTGCAGCGGTGCATGATGTGTTAAATACTTTGAAACGGCGCAATCCTGCGGCGCAAATTGTCATTTATCCCTGCATGGTGCAGGGCAAGGAAGCGCCGGCACAAATTATTGCCGCCTTGCAAGCGGCGAATCGCCGCCAAGAGTGCGAGGTTTTGCTCTTGGTGCGCGGCGGCGGCAGTTTGGAAGATTTATGGGCCTTTAATGATGAAGCGCTGGCGCGCGCGGTGGCGGCAAGTGTTTTGCCGGTGATTAGCGGCGTGGGACATGAAGTAGATACGACTTTGGCGGATTTTGCCGCTGACAGACGCGCCGCAACGCCGACCGCCGCCGCTGAAATGGTGTCTCCGCCTGTGGCTGATGAGGTTTTGCGTTTGCAGCGGCGGCAGCAGCAATTATCTCAAGACTTGGCGCGTCTTATCCGTCAGCAGCAGCTTGCTACGCAGCAATTGCAGGCGCGTTTGCTGCGCCAAGATCCGCGTCGTCAGGTTGAGCAGCGCCAACAGCGCGCTGACGAATTGCAGGGGCGTTTGCAGCAGGCGATGCAGCGGCGCTTACAAGAGGCGGCATGGCAGCAACGTCATTTAGCGCAGCGTTTGGCGCTTTGTCATCCTGACAAACGCTTAAGCAGCGAAAGGCAGAGATTAGGGCGCTGGGCGCAAAGTTTGCGGGCGCATCAGCCGATGCGCCGTTTGGAGAGCGAGCGTCGTGCGGCGGCGGAAAAAGAGCGGCGTTTGCTAGCAGCTTTGCGGCAACGGCTTCAGCAGGAAAGACAGCAGTTGCAGTATCGGCAGGGGCGGTTTGAACGTGTACAGCTTGCGCCGCGCGTGGCGGCGGCACAAACGCAGTTGCGGCATTTATCGCTTGCTTTGCAGCGCCGTCAAGAGAATTTTCAGGCGCAACAACAGCAGCAATTCGCCGCTTTGGCGCAGCGTCTTGCTTTGCTTAATCCTTTGGCGGTCTTGGCGCGCGGCTATGCGGTAGTGGAGAATTCGCAGGGTGAAGTGCTCAGCCGTGCGCAGGATGTGCAGTTGCAGGAGCAAATTTCCGTACGCTTTGCCGACGGAAAAGCACAATGCCGAGTGGAGAAAGTGAAGCTTCAGTCCTAA
- a CDS encoding FixH family protein, with protein MSEISPTQAAKKPPLPWYKNYILILMIFLPLFSVAGSIATLVLAIKSDESAVMQGYYKDGLAPRQLVASAKSQRIRAEIAQGILTLQGSEEPVLLLKLEHPTLDIKDQSYEIARNAAGQYPLNPAILQHLQMQRWYVQVSDKALTWRISGEAHGQVNGQKLPISLDAN; from the coding sequence ATGAGTGAAATAAGCCCGACACAGGCGGCGAAAAAGCCGCCGCTGCCTTGGTATAAAAACTATATTTTAATCCTGATGATTTTCCTGCCGCTGTTTTCGGTGGCAGGTTCGATTGCGACATTGGTCCTAGCAATTAAAAGCGATGAATCCGCCGTAATGCAGGGTTATTACAAAGACGGTTTGGCACCGCGGCAATTGGTGGCTTCCGCCAAATCGCAGCGCATTCGGGCGGAAATCGCACAGGGTATCTTGACCTTGCAGGGCAGTGAAGAGCCGGTATTGCTGCTGAAATTGGAACATCCTACGCTGGATATCAAAGACCAATCTTATGAAATCGCACGCAATGCGGCAGGTCAATATCCGCTCAATCCCGCCATTTTGCAGCATTTGCAAATGCAGCGTTGGTATGTGCAAGTCTCCGACAAGGCTCTGACATGGCGCATCAGCGGCGAAGCGCATGGACAAGTCAACGGGCAGAAATTGCCGATTTCCCTTGATGCCAATTAA
- the ccoS gene encoding cbb3-type cytochrome oxidase assembly protein CcoS — MEILFLLIPISLVLVVAAVFAFRWALKSRQFEDLDTPSMIPLLDDTPEERARQTTKESAHE; from the coding sequence ATGGAAATTTTATTTTTGCTGATTCCGATTTCTTTGGTTTTGGTTGTGGCGGCGGTATTTGCTTTTCGTTGGGCTTTGAAAAGCAGGCAATTTGAAGATTTGGATACGCCTTCCATGATTCCGCTATTAGACGATACGCCGGAAGAGCGCGCCCGTCAGACGACAAAAGAGTCCGCGCATGAGTGA
- a CDS encoding YihY/virulence factor BrkB family protein has protein sequence MLSIQALWEKLWNNRGPRSWRWAKFLPFAIFRAYMKENIAKDAQSLVYVTLLTLVPLLAVAFALLQGFGLRGVIEPWLEDLFSPMGAAGAEVVSYLMEFVSNTSAGNLGIIGVIFLFFSVLNISQSIEQALHDIWRVENARSLRARLMGYFTTLLLAPLLISAIMTMMLGMKDASWLQPFLHIPGMSGLFKLLTGFLPITMVFVLIAGVYSWIPNCKVSWKAAFTGSAFFLLLWYPVSKIFSIFIAGSTNYSVIYSSFASVIILLFWLQFLWLIFLMGAKVASLVQIPSLLSPYNENQWYADEQMKLGLMLYAITQNRYKHNQSAPDMAFFNRCTGSTPYKIRLILDRLIQAKLISEVSGEPPRYMPSKPAEQYRLSELYHALAAPKGTFPEFSGAYQQLEQDFLSRLEQSMPNDDDENPIKRDEAEEYRSRRQAREAARAQKAAEREAYFAAKRAAKAEKKAQGKKPWWRWEK, from the coding sequence ATGCTCTCTATTCAAGCACTATGGGAAAAACTCTGGAACAATCGCGGTCCGCGCTCATGGCGCTGGGCAAAATTTTTACCTTTTGCCATTTTCCGTGCTTATATGAAAGAAAACATTGCCAAAGATGCGCAATCCTTGGTTTATGTAACCCTATTAACCCTTGTGCCGCTCTTAGCCGTTGCCTTTGCGCTCTTGCAAGGCTTCGGCTTGCGCGGCGTCATTGAACCTTGGTTGGAAGATTTATTCTCGCCGATGGGCGCAGCGGGCGCGGAAGTGGTTTCTTATCTGATGGAATTTGTCTCCAATACCAGCGCCGGCAATCTCGGCATTATCGGCGTGATTTTTCTCTTTTTCTCCGTTTTAAACATCTCGCAAAGCATCGAACAAGCCCTGCACGATATTTGGCGTGTGGAAAATGCCCGCTCACTGCGTGCCCGCCTGATGGGGTATTTCACCACCCTTTTGCTCGCACCGCTTTTAATCAGCGCCATTATGACCATGATGCTGGGCATGAAAGACGCCTCATGGCTGCAACCTTTTCTGCATATCCCCGGCATGTCGGGTCTCTTCAAACTGCTGACCGGTTTTCTGCCGATTACCATGGTCTTCGTACTGATTGCCGGCGTATACTCATGGATTCCCAATTGCAAAGTCAGCTGGAAAGCCGCTTTTACCGGCTCGGCATTCTTCCTCTTGCTTTGGTATCCCGTCTCGAAAATATTCAGCATCTTCATTGCCGGCAGCACCAATTATTCCGTGATTTACTCTAGCTTTGCCAGCGTGATTATTCTTTTGTTTTGGCTGCAATTTCTCTGGCTTATCTTTTTAATGGGCGCGAAAGTGGCCAGTCTTGTGCAAATTCCTTCCCTACTCTCGCCCTATAATGAAAACCAGTGGTATGCCGACGAACAGATGAAACTCGGATTAATGCTCTACGCCATTACCCAAAACCGCTACAAACACAACCAAAGTGCGCCGGATATGGCTTTCTTTAATCGCTGCACAGGCTCAACGCCCTATAAAATCCGCCTGATTCTCGACCGTCTGATTCAAGCCAAGCTGATTAGCGAAGTCAGCGGCGAGCCGCCGCGCTATATGCCCAGCAAACCCGCCGAACAATACCGCCTAAGCGAACTCTATCATGCTCTTGCCGCCCCCAAAGGCACATTTCCGGAATTTTCCGGCGCTTATCAGCAATTAGAACAAGATTTTCTCAGTCGCCTTGAGCAAAGTATGCCCAATGACGACGACGAGAATCCCATCAAGCGTGACGAAGCGGAAGAATATCGCTCGCGCCGCCAAGCCCGCGAAGCCGCGCGCGCGCAAAAAGCAGCCGAACGCGAAGCCTATTTTGCCGCCAAACGCGCGGCAAAAGCGGAGAAAAAAGCGCAGGGCAAAAAACCATGGTGGCGGTGGGAAAAATAA
- the ccoG gene encoding cytochrome c oxidase accessory protein CcoG, which translates to MASQTLYEKHVKIRPRPVRGRFQNLRITSLLVLLGIFHILPLFQWNGRQAILFDLSERRFFVFGLNIWPQDFILLAFVLLGLALILFFATSLLGRVWCGYACPHTVYNEVFMWLEQKFEGNRSEQLKLARQPWTSKEKWLKRGGKYLSWFAVVVCTGIGFVGYFTPIRELVVDFFTLKAAPTHYFWIAFYGGFTWLQAGIVREQFCKYMCPYARFQGAMFDRDTLIIAYDENRGEPRRRLKKADRENPEHLGFCVDCTMCVQVCPTGIDIREGLQLECIACAACIDACDNMMDQINAPRGLIRYTSTNALEGKKTRFVRPKTLGYGLVLSLSFVLFIFMIITKSDVEIDVIADRNMLSREIRGGKIQNAYAIQVLNKSEQERRFIVSTRGLPDAEIENNAAFTIAPSEVHQMVVSLNVPQASLNGKLMTKFEFTVAPEDAPDDVHAKEAVFTGKLKR; encoded by the coding sequence ATGGCAAGTCAAACGCTTTACGAAAAACACGTCAAAATAAGACCGCGTCCTGTGCGCGGACGCTTTCAAAATCTGCGCATCACATCCTTATTAGTCTTACTCGGCATTTTTCACATTCTGCCTTTATTCCAATGGAATGGACGGCAGGCGATTTTATTTGATTTGAGCGAGCGGCGTTTTTTTGTATTCGGACTAAATATCTGGCCGCAAGATTTTATTTTATTGGCTTTTGTCTTATTAGGCTTGGCGCTGATTTTATTTTTTGCCACCTCTTTATTGGGGCGCGTATGGTGCGGCTATGCCTGTCCGCACACGGTTTATAATGAAGTCTTTATGTGGCTGGAGCAGAAATTTGAAGGCAACCGTTCCGAGCAATTGAAATTGGCACGCCAACCCTGGACGAGTAAGGAAAAATGGCTTAAACGCGGCGGTAAATATCTTTCTTGGTTCGCGGTAGTGGTTTGCACAGGCATTGGTTTTGTAGGCTATTTCACGCCGATTCGCGAATTAGTCGTGGATTTCTTCACGCTTAAAGCAGCGCCGACACATTATTTTTGGATTGCCTTTTACGGCGGCTTTACTTGGCTGCAAGCCGGCATTGTGCGCGAGCAATTCTGCAAATATATGTGTCCTTATGCGCGTTTTCAGGGCGCGATGTTTGACCGCGATACTTTGATTATCGCCTATGATGAAAATCGCGGCGAGCCGCGCCGGCGTTTGAAAAAAGCCGATCGCGAGAATCCCGAACATCTCGGTTTCTGCGTCGATTGCACCATGTGCGTGCAGGTCTGCCCCACAGGGATTGATATTCGCGAAGGATTGCAATTGGAATGTATTGCCTGCGCCGCCTGTATCGATGCCTGCGATAACATGATGGATCAAATCAATGCGCCGCGCGGTCTAATCCGCTATACCTCCACCAATGCCTTGGAAGGCAAAAAGACCCGCTTTGTACGTCCCAAAACCTTGGGTTACGGTCTAGTGCTGAGCCTGTCCTTCGTGCTGTTTATTTTTATGATTATTACCAAGAGCGATGTGGAAATCGATGTGATTGCCGACCGTAATATGCTGTCGCGCGAAATCCGCGGTGGTAAAATTCAAAATGCCTACGCCATTCAAGTCTTGAATAAAAGCGAGCAAGAGCGGCGCTTTATAGTTAGCACGCGCGGTTTGCCCGATGCGGAAATCGAAAACAATGCGGCGTTTACGATTGCGCCGAGCGAAGTGCATCAAATGGTGGTTAGTTTGAATGTGCCGCAAGCCTCTTTAAACGGCAAATTGATGACGAAATTTGAGTTTACTGTGGCACCTGAGGATGCGCCTGATGATGTGCATGCCAAAGAAGCGGTCTTTACCGGAAAATTGAAACGATGA
- a CDS encoding NlpC/P60 family protein, with protein sequence MNIFNFDTNTLADKRISTALPVRAYALIKSSDAWVFTAPEAASARLTQLLYGESVTVHEQQGDFYFVQSQLDAYCGWVHGSMLRQLEQLPVATSWCTRFVAPMTREPDMKSPLLAYLPIDSLLYLVGEHENYWQLLGGAWVHKQHTMNMQEKLDIVATARAQIGRSYVWGGRGLGGLDCSALSQLCYRFAGRQLPRDSDLQQKFMHLHHQSVKGTELHAGDLIFVPGHVMIASSPESIIHANGHHMRVVEEETKGALLRMKAQIGDKFGVKAYRWKD encoded by the coding sequence ATGAATATATTTAATTTTGATACTAATACCTTAGCCGATAAACGCATCAGCACGGCTTTGCCTGTCCGCGCCTATGCCTTGATTAAAAGTAGCGATGCTTGGGTTTTTACCGCGCCGGAAGCGGCATCGGCACGTTTGACGCAATTGCTCTATGGCGAGTCCGTAACGGTCCACGAACAGCAGGGCGATTTTTATTTCGTGCAAAGCCAGTTAGATGCCTATTGCGGCTGGGTGCATGGCTCGATGCTGCGCCAACTTGAGCAATTGCCGGTCGCGACCTCGTGGTGTACACGCTTTGTCGCGCCTATGACGCGTGAACCGGATATGAAAAGCCCTTTGCTGGCTTATTTGCCGATTGATTCTTTGCTTTATCTGGTCGGCGAACATGAAAATTATTGGCAATTGCTAGGCGGTGCTTGGGTGCATAAGCAGCATACGATGAATATGCAGGAAAAACTTGATATCGTCGCTACCGCACGCGCGCAAATCGGGCGCAGTTATGTTTGGGGCGGACGCGGCTTGGGCGGCTTGGACTGCTCGGCATTAAGCCAATTATGCTATCGCTTTGCCGGACGCCAGCTGCCGCGCGACAGCGATTTACAGCAGAAATTCATGCACTTACATCATCAAAGCGTCAAAGGAACGGAACTACATGCCGGAGATTTAATTTTCGTGCCGGGGCATGTGATGATTGCTTCAAGCCCTGAGTCGATTATCCATGCTAATGGTCATCATATGCGCGTGGTAGAAGAAGAGACTAAAGGCGCATTGCTGCGCATGAAAGCGCAGATAGGCGATAAATTCGGCGTAAAAGCTTATCGTTGGAAAGATTGA
- a CDS encoding type II toxin-antitoxin system VapC family toxin translates to MEKDKAQAFLVGIDTNVLLRYISQDDETQSPIASMFLENLTKTHQGFISIVP, encoded by the coding sequence ATGGAGAAAGATAAAGCACAAGCGTTTTTAGTCGGTATTGATACGAATGTATTGCTGCGCTACATTAGCCAAGATGATGAAACACAATCCCCAATCGCCAGTATGTTTTTGGAAAATTTAACGAAAACGCATCAGGGCTTTATCAGTATAGTACCTTAA
- the ccoP gene encoding cytochrome-c oxidase, cbb3-type subunit III, giving the protein MTVALFIGIVTIIHIVGYAVFVYWTTRLSPEDVPDGEIIDHTWDGDLREVNNLSPRWIVVLFYAMILFGAVYLLAYPGVFGDKFQGFLGWSQIGQYEQEKAEDDSRSETYFRVYADKSVEELAKMPAAVASGQRIFLNNCAVCHGQNAKGAALGYPDLTDDDWIWGGDEAALIATITHGRNTIPGQGMPAGGALIDVNNPQPDDEHKLDAVAHYVRQLGGHDVDATLAAEGKILYEQSCIACHGADGTGNTLLGGPNLADDIWLYSVDGNIEDIKAQIVNPVNNVMPAWQEWLNEGRIKVVAAYVYSLSNKE; this is encoded by the coding sequence ATGACAGTTGCGCTCTTTATTGGCATCGTAACGATTATACATATCGTGGGTTATGCCGTTTTTGTATATTGGACAACGCGCCTATCACCGGAAGATGTGCCTGACGGTGAGATTATTGATCATACTTGGGACGGCGATTTAAGAGAGGTGAATAACCTTTCGCCACGTTGGATTGTAGTATTGTTCTACGCCATGATTCTTTTTGGCGCAGTGTATTTATTAGCTTATCCAGGCGTATTCGGTGATAAATTCCAAGGCTTTTTAGGTTGGTCGCAAATCGGGCAATATGAGCAGGAAAAAGCCGAAGATGACTCACGCTCGGAAACCTATTTCAGAGTATATGCGGATAAAAGCGTAGAAGAACTGGCTAAAATGCCGGCGGCGGTGGCTTCCGGTCAGCGGATTTTCTTAAATAACTGTGCGGTTTGCCACGGACAAAATGCCAAAGGTGCTGCATTAGGCTATCCCGATTTAACCGACGACGATTGGATTTGGGGCGGCGATGAGGCGGCTTTGATTGCCACCATTACCCATGGCCGCAACACAATTCCCGGGCAAGGCATGCCGGCAGGTGGCGCATTGATTGATGTGAATAATCCGCAGCCGGATGACGAGCATAAATTAGATGCGGTGGCGCATTACGTTCGTCAATTGGGCGGTCATGATGTTGATGCGACTTTGGCGGCAGAAGGTAAAATCTTATACGAGCAATCCTGTATTGCCTGCCATGGTGCTGACGGCACAGGAAACACTTTGCTTGGCGGACCGAACTTAGCCGATGATATTTGGCTTTACAGCGTGGACGGCAATATCGAAGATATTAAGGCGCAAATTGTTAATCCTGTGAATAATGTGATGCCGGCTTGGCAGGAATGGTTAAACGAAGGTCGCATTAAAGTAGTTGCTGCTTACGTTTACTCATTAAGCAATAAAGAGTAA
- a CDS encoding universal stress protein: MLGYKHILLVTDLREDSDIVAARAKALLHTQDAHLSVLHIVEETVLAAGYEIVPIVPVGDENELTSQAQTKIRELLQRHDLQATVHIDTALSTRRGILDYAQNSKPDLIIIGRHKRTGLASLLGATADDILPGVECDVLVVRLGEPV; encoded by the coding sequence ATGTTGGGATATAAACATATTTTGTTGGTTACGGATTTGCGCGAAGACAGCGATATTGTCGCTGCGCGTGCAAAGGCGCTTTTGCACACGCAGGACGCGCATTTAAGCGTTTTGCATATTGTGGAAGAAACCGTCTTGGCGGCAGGTTATGAAATCGTGCCGATTGTGCCGGTCGGCGATGAAAACGAGCTGACTTCGCAAGCACAGACTAAAATCCGCGAGTTGTTGCAGCGTCATGATTTACAGGCCACCGTGCATATCGATACCGCCTTATCCACGCGGCGCGGCATTTTGGATTATGCGCAAAACAGCAAGCCTGATTTGATTATTATCGGACGGCATAAGCGTACGGGCTTGGCGTCTTTGCTCGGCGCGACCGCAGACGATATTCTGCCCGGCGTGGAATGCGATGTGCTGGTGGTGCGTTTAGGCGAGCCGGTATGA
- a CDS encoding PIN domain-containing protein translates to MKLRDYNIVVVELIWVLSPTYKQSRQAIGGVLAELFSMPVFVFENRTLLLKVLDAYRQSKADFSDLLIHAIAEKSACQYTLTFDKVAYTQAGMRSLSDWLSPNND, encoded by the coding sequence TTGAAGTTAAGAGACTATAATATCGTGGTGGTGGAATTGATTTGGGTATTAAGCCCTACCTATAAACAATCGCGCCAAGCCATTGGCGGAGTGCTAGCCGAATTGTTTTCAATGCCGGTATTCGTTTTTGAAAATAGAACTTTATTGCTCAAGGTATTAGATGCTTATCGTCAGAGTAAAGCGGATTTTTCGGATTTGTTGATTCATGCCATCGCTGAGAAAAGCGCTTGTCAATATACGCTGACTTTTGACAAAGTAGCTTATACGCAAGCGGGAATGCGCTCATTATCTGATTGGCTGTCGCCAAATAATGATTAA
- a CDS encoding heavy metal translocating P-type ATPase: MSEHCYHCQAAIPVGTAVRASIEGEERAFCCHACLGVAELISSCDLSRYYAVRENAAPRPQAQNDAKWQAYDIAEIAGQYVHQQDGQSEIHLYIEGIHCGACAWLIRSVLKEQLGLEEVFVNVSTARAEIRYGENVKLSQILAAIASLGYVPNLFSPEETERRQNRLRNQHLLRLIVAGLGMMQVMMFATGLYTGDYYGIERQYSQLLRWISLLCTTPVFFYSGLPFLQNAWAALKMRRVNMDVPVAFAIAGAYFASVYHTLIGQGEIYFDSVTMFIFFLSISRFLEFMTHRRARLNDIRFAKLLPEAVERREADGSYRLYPLAVIQNGDVIRILPAQTIAIDGVIVQGSTRVDEAMLSGESTAVSKAEGDSVLAGSHNLASPVDVQVSATGQETTLAGIRRLMARAEQHKSVHIERNQEIANWTILTVLILAALGYVLWQFIAPERAFEIALAILVATCPCALSLATPAALTAAMNHAHAHGILIKQSDTLDHLPAVRHILFDKTGTLSEGDFRLMDAHFADEQEADFLWQIVKSLQMHSPHPIAWAMSRHSPAAALPLDNVQQMPSQGVCGDYQGQTWAVGNAALIRQVFPHLTLPSLQADTGVAVYLANARGLQAQFVFADPPRADLAHIMAKLSGYQLHIASGDKSENVRRIAEICGIADYHAQMLPQDKLHYLQNLDTEALMIGDGINDAPVMAAAAVSVAVGKANPLSQTQADIVLLQGGPELLPYLFELAQRARRIMRQNLFWASFYNALVVPLAICGYLTPWIAALGMSASSLLVVLNALRISRMPAPKEMA, from the coding sequence ATGAGCGAACATTGCTACCATTGCCAAGCAGCGATTCCGGTCGGCACGGCGGTTCGCGCCTCGATTGAGGGAGAAGAACGCGCATTTTGCTGCCATGCCTGCTTGGGGGTAGCGGAGCTGATTAGCAGCTGCGATTTAAGCCGTTATTATGCCGTGCGCGAGAATGCCGCACCGCGTCCGCAAGCCCAAAATGATGCCAAATGGCAGGCTTACGATATTGCCGAAATTGCCGGACAGTATGTGCATCAGCAAGACGGGCAGTCGGAAATTCATCTGTATATCGAAGGCATTCATTGCGGCGCCTGTGCTTGGCTGATTCGCAGCGTTTTGAAAGAACAATTGGGCTTGGAAGAAGTCTTCGTCAATGTCAGTACGGCGCGGGCGGAAATCCGCTATGGCGAGAATGTCAAACTTTCACAAATTCTTGCCGCCATTGCCTCATTGGGCTATGTGCCGAATCTATTCAGCCCCGAAGAAACCGAGCGCCGCCAAAACCGCCTGCGCAACCAGCATTTGCTGCGCTTGATTGTGGCGGGTTTGGGCATGATGCAGGTGATGATGTTCGCCACAGGCTTATATACGGGCGATTATTACGGCATCGAGCGCCAATATTCGCAACTTCTGCGCTGGATTAGTCTGCTTTGCACCACGCCGGTGTTCTTTTATTCAGGGCTGCCGTTTTTGCAAAATGCTTGGGCGGCGCTGAAAATGCGGCGTGTTAATATGGACGTGCCGGTGGCTTTTGCCATTGCCGGCGCTTATTTCGCCAGTGTTTACCATACCTTGATAGGGCAGGGGGAAATCTATTTTGACTCCGTGACCATGTTTATTTTCTTCCTCTCTATCAGTCGCTTCTTAGAATTTATGACCCATCGCCGCGCGCGGCTTAACGATATCCGCTTTGCCAAACTGCTGCCCGAAGCGGTGGAACGGCGCGAAGCCGACGGTAGCTATCGCCTCTATCCGCTGGCGGTGATTCAAAACGGCGACGTGATTCGTATTTTACCGGCACAGACGATAGCGATTGACGGCGTCATCGTGCAGGGCAGCACAAGGGTTGACGAAGCGATGTTAAGCGGCGAAAGCACGGCGGTCAGCAAGGCGGAAGGCGATAGCGTTTTGGCAGGCAGTCATAATCTCGCCAGTCCTGTGGACGTGCAAGTCAGCGCTACCGGACAGGAAACGACCCTTGCCGGTATCCGCCGCCTGATGGCAAGAGCAGAGCAGCATAAAAGTGTGCATATCGAGCGTAATCAGGAAATTGCCAATTGGACGATTCTCACCGTCTTAATTTTGGCGGCACTCGGCTATGTGCTATGGCAATTTATCGCGCCCGAACGCGCTTTTGAAATCGCACTGGCGATTTTGGTGGCGACTTGTCCCTGCGCCTTATCGCTGGCTACACCGGCAGCCTTAACCGCCGCCATGAACCATGCCCATGCCCACGGCATATTGATTAAACAAAGCGATACGCTCGATCATCTGCCGGCGGTGCGGCATATCCTTTTTGACAAAACCGGCACATTGAGCGAAGGCGATTTCCGCTTGATGGACGCGCATTTTGCCGATGAACAAGAGGCGGATTTTCTGTGGCAAATTGTCAAATCCCTGCAAATGCACAGTCCGCATCCGATTGCTTGGGCAATGAGCCGACATAGCCCTGCCGCCGCCTTGCCGCTGGATAATGTGCAGCAAATGCCCTCACAAGGCGTATGCGGCGATTACCAAGGACAGACATGGGCGGTAGGCAATGCAGCATTGATACGGCAAGTCTTTCCGCATTTGACACTGCCGAGCCTGCAAGCGGACACAGGCGTGGCGGTTTATCTGGCGAATGCCCGAGGTTTGCAGGCACAATTTGTCTTTGCCGACCCGCCGCGCGCCGATTTAGCCCATATCATGGCAAAATTAAGCGGCTATCAACTGCATATTGCCAGTGGAGACAAAAGCGAAAATGTACGCCGTATCGCCGAAATATGCGGCATTGCCGACTATCATGCCCAAATGCTGCCCCAAGACAAATTGCATTATTTGCAGAATCTGGATACGGAGGCTTTGATGATTGGCGACGGCATTAACGATGCCCCTGTAATGGCGGCGGCGGCGGTATCGGTGGCGGTGGGCAAAGCCAATCCGCTCTCGCAAACGCAGGCGGATATTGTACTGCTGCAAGGCGGGCCGGAGCTCTTGCCTTATTTGTTCGAGCTGGCGCAGCGCGCGCGGCGCATCATGCGGCAGAATCTGTTTTGGGCGAGCTTTTATAATGCCTTGGTTGTGCCGCTGGCGATTTGCGGCTATCTCACGCCTTGGATTGCCGCTTTGGGCATGTCGGCAAGTTCTTTATTGGTGGTGCTGAACGCCCTACGCATCAGCCGTATGCCTGCGCCGAAAGAGATGGCTTAA